A region from the Mucilaginibacter sp. CSA2-8R genome encodes:
- a CDS encoding dipeptide epimerase yields MKIKAVKAYRRLLALKKPYTIARDTFYDAEIVFFEVELENGMRGMGAANTDVDVVGESADDTLTNLQSDAVMQLAGKDIRNFLPHIQLYREVFSKYPGTQAAIDMALHDAFCQCIGISVLDFYGRRHEKMLTSVTIGIKNVAETLEEAQEYYDGGFRALKVKTGREAELDAERIIKLREAYGAHFVIRVDANTGYDLSQLKTFIRLTDGQQVELIEQPFLPGMEDELLQLPMQTRAILAADESLKNTHSAFTLAQQKAFGIFNIKMMKCGGITSAFEIATIAAQAGISLFWGCNDESMVGITAALHAAFACPHTKYIDLDGSLDLMEDVAIKGFSIKDGYMMPNNLPGFGLTYL; encoded by the coding sequence ATGAAAATTAAAGCTGTTAAAGCCTACCGCAGGTTGCTGGCCCTTAAAAAGCCTTATACTATTGCACGTGATACTTTTTACGATGCCGAAATTGTGTTCTTCGAAGTGGAGCTGGAGAATGGCATGAGGGGCATGGGCGCAGCAAATACCGATGTAGACGTAGTAGGCGAGTCTGCAGATGATACGCTTACTAATTTACAGTCAGACGCAGTCATGCAGCTCGCCGGGAAAGATATCCGTAATTTTTTACCTCACATTCAACTTTACCGGGAGGTATTTTCAAAGTACCCAGGCACGCAGGCGGCAATAGATATGGCCCTGCACGATGCTTTTTGCCAGTGTATCGGTATTTCGGTGCTTGACTTTTATGGCCGCCGTCACGAAAAGATGCTGACATCCGTAACGATAGGCATTAAAAATGTAGCCGAAACTTTGGAAGAAGCGCAAGAATATTATGATGGCGGCTTTAGGGCATTAAAAGTAAAAACCGGCCGCGAAGCTGAATTGGACGCTGAGCGTATCATTAAATTACGCGAAGCCTATGGTGCGCATTTTGTGATTCGGGTTGATGCCAACACCGGTTACGATCTGAGCCAGTTGAAAACGTTTATCCGCCTGACCGATGGTCAGCAAGTAGAGTTAATTGAGCAACCTTTTCTTCCGGGTATGGAAGATGAGTTGCTGCAACTGCCAATGCAAACTCGGGCCATATTAGCTGCCGACGAATCATTGAAGAATACCCACTCTGCTTTTACACTGGCGCAGCAAAAGGCTTTTGGCATATTCAATATCAAAATGATGAAGTGCGGCGGCATTACCTCTGCATTCGAAATTGCTACGATTGCTGCCCAGGCCGGTATCAGCCTGTTTTGGGGTTGTAATGATGAAAGCATGGTAGGCATAACCGCTGCGCTGCACGCTGCCTTTGCCTGTCCGCACACCAAATATATTGACTTGGATGGTAGTCTGGATTTGATGGAAGATGTGGCCATAAAGGGTTTCAGCATTAAAGATGGCTATATGATGCCAAATAACTTACCGGGATTTGGCCTCACTTATTTATAA
- a CDS encoding DUF1611 domain-containing protein, which translates to METAIILTGDLLNTPDAKTAHGLIRESNRFRIIGVVDDLQAGKDAGEILDAKHRNIPVYKTIDEALALKPDYCVVGVATTGGIFPQAMIAQVKTAITHGASIVNGLHDYLNEREDIVALAKAHGVKLIDVRRPKQRKDLHFWTGEVRKLQVPVVAVLGTDCAIGKRTTTRFILEACKQAGVNAQMIYTGQTGWLQGGQYGFIFDSTLNDFVGGELENAILTCYRETQPDVILLEGQAALRNPSGPCGSEMLISGNAKKVIMVHSPKRVYFDEHEAFGKVPSLESEIELINLYGSKVIAVALNTQHCTIEEARSYQQEYANKLDVPVILPLQDGCASIVPLLTN; encoded by the coding sequence ATGGAAACAGCTATCATTTTAACAGGGGACTTGCTAAATACCCCCGACGCTAAAACAGCGCACGGACTCATTAGGGAAAGTAACCGATTTCGCATCATCGGTGTAGTAGATGATTTACAGGCCGGCAAAGATGCGGGTGAAATTTTGGATGCGAAACACCGTAACATTCCGGTATATAAAACCATTGATGAAGCATTAGCCTTAAAGCCCGACTACTGTGTGGTTGGCGTAGCTACAACTGGTGGTATTTTTCCACAGGCTATGATTGCACAAGTAAAAACGGCCATAACACATGGTGCCTCAATTGTTAACGGGTTGCACGACTATCTGAATGAGCGCGAGGACATTGTAGCACTGGCCAAAGCGCATGGTGTAAAGCTTATAGATGTACGCAGGCCAAAACAACGTAAAGATTTACATTTCTGGACCGGTGAAGTTCGCAAATTACAGGTGCCTGTGGTGGCCGTATTAGGTACGGACTGCGCCATTGGTAAACGTACCACTACCCGATTTATATTGGAGGCCTGCAAACAGGCCGGTGTTAACGCGCAAATGATTTATACCGGGCAAACCGGCTGGCTGCAGGGAGGGCAATACGGTTTTATATTTGATTCTACGCTGAATGATTTTGTTGGCGGCGAATTAGAAAATGCGATACTAACATGCTACAGAGAAACACAGCCCGATGTGATTTTACTTGAAGGACAGGCTGCGCTGAGAAACCCGAGCGGCCCTTGCGGATCAGAAATGTTGATTTCGGGCAACGCCAAAAAGGTGATCATGGTGCATTCGCCCAAAAGAGTGTATTTTGATGAACATGAGGCTTTCGGCAAAGTGCCCTCACTGGAGTCGGAAATTGAGTTGATTAACTTATATGGATCTAAAGTGATTGCTGTTGCACTTAATACCCAGCATTGCACCATAGAAGAGGCGCGGAGCTATCAACAAGAATATGCCAATAAACTAGACGTGCCGGTTATTTTGCCATTACAGGATGGCTGTGCAAGCATCGTTCCGCTGTTAACCAATTAG